The Rhododendron vialii isolate Sample 1 chromosome 5a, ASM3025357v1 genome contains a region encoding:
- the LOC131325630 gene encoding uncharacterized protein LOC131325630: MCQEATKLACLAAPSNEAYTIFIEGMNDLFEKIQEVSKVSPIEICAEKDNEKFTEPSPSQILLLDPNISICKGRKKDVKGKAASTQSERLKSGIEMSLNKKKRKCHMCFQFGHDKRTCPSNPTSKTNKGFEEDAEGSDSDQEDGEDGSDCSE, from the exons ATGTGTCAAGAAGCTACAAAATTGGCTTGTTTGGCCGCCCCATCAAATGAGGCAtacacaatttttattgaaggtATGAATGATTTATTCGAGAAGATCCAAGAAGTTTCTAAGGTGTCTCCAATTGAAATTTGTGCTGAAAAAGATAATGAGAAATTTACCGAGCCGTCGCCGTCTCAGATATTGCTTTTGGATCCGAATATCTCAATTTGCAAGGGTAGAAAAAAGGATGTCAAGGGCAAAGCCGCTTCTACACAATCCGAAAGATTGAAAAGCGGTATTGAGATGTCAttaaataagaagaaaagaaagtgtcACATGTGCTTTCAATTTGGACATGATAAGAGAACTTGTCCTTCAAATCCAACGAGTAAAACTAACAAAG GCTTTGAAGAGGATGCGGAAGGCTCAGATAGTGACCAAGAGGACGGCGAGGACGGCTCAGATTGCTCCGAATGA
- the LOC131327756 gene encoding protein FAR1-RELATED SEQUENCE 5-like: MELMGLDDVEVDDTETVDNIVEGLATPTIGMYFETIEEARKYYERYGQENGFWIRTRASGKGRNQSNEVTKVLFVCGKEGKYVARKQQEGIVEVNDETVREGKVISKKRIKSCSTVKCGCEAHMRIMLDKWNYKWNYKWKVTGFDERHNHQLVTPSKRMKMKSNRNMPNAVKDLTEVFHKENIGISKVPSIFGGEYIGFDNRDYYNHLRNVRHRDLDCGDAQLVLDYFKNKQAQNPQFFYAIQCDESGRAVNFFWVDSRSRMAYHYFGHVVTFDTTYRTNKYDMPFAPFTGVNHHMQSIQFGCALLQDETEVTFEWLFRTWLDAMGGRPPTSIITDQDLGMKGAIATVFPNTRHRLCLWHIKKKFVEKLSQVYYKRSKFKKDMKKCIKETYKKEDFEWRWMLLMKENELESNKWLQGLFEIRESWVPVYNRGTFFAGMNTTGHSEGINSFFDGFVTHASNLKEFVVKYEKALNRIVKRENDEDFESEHKFRIVNDHEFLLKHAGKVYTRNVFNKFKESWSQVFNYKVENVRNGNGFQSFVVKSKDDELEKFEVTLDSQTYEGKCECQQFEFVGILCAHILKVFVRLDIDEIPEHFILPR, translated from the coding sequence ATGGAGTTAATGGGTTTAGATGATGTCGAAGTAGATGATACCGAGACTGTAGATAATATTGTGGAAGGTTTAGCAACACCGACAATTGGGATGTATTTTGAGACAATTGAAGAAGCACGAAAATATTATGAACGTTATGGTcaagaaaatgggttttggattcGTACTCGGGCTTCAGGCAAAGGACGAAACCAGTCAAATGAAGTCACTAAGGTGCTATTTGTTTGTGGAAAAGAAGGAAAGTATGTTGCAAGAAAACAGCAGGAGGGTATCGTGGAGGTGAATGATGAGACAGTCAGAGAAGGGAAAGTGATatcaaagaaaagaattaaaagTTGTTCAACCGTTAAATGTGGATGCGAGGCTCATATGCGGATTATGCTTGACAAATGGAATTACAAATGGAATTACAAATGGAAAGTAACAGGTTTCGATGAACGTCACAACCACCAACTAGTGACTCCATctaagaggatgaaaatgaAGTCAAATCGAAACATGCCCAATGCAGTTAAGGATTTGACTGAGGTATTTCATAAAGAAAATATAGGAATTTCAAAAGTTCCTTCAATTTTTGGTGGGGAGTACATTGGCTTTGATAATAGGGACTACTACAATCACTTAAGAAATGTGAGGCATAGAGACCTAGATTGTGGGGATGCACAATTAGTTCTTGACTACTTTAAGAACAAACAAGCACAGAATCCACAATTTTTTTATGCGATTCAATGTGATGAAAGTGGGAGggcagttaattttttttgggtggattcTCGATCTCGCATGGCGTACCATTATTTTGGACATGTGGTCACATTTGACACAACATATCGAACAAATAAGTATGATATGCCTTTTGCACCATTTACGGGAGTAAACCATCACATGCAATCGATACAGTTTGGATGTGCACTTTTACAAGACGAGACAGAGGTGACATTTGAATGGTTGTTTCGGACATGGCTTGACGCTATGGGTGGACGTCCTCCAACTTCTATCATCACTGACCAAGACTTGGGAATGAAAGGAGCTATTGCAACAGTCTTTCCCAACACCCGTCATCGTCTCTGTCTTTGGCATATTAAgaagaaatttgttgaaaagTTGTCTCAAGTGTACTACAAGAGATCGAAATTCAAGAAGGATATGAAAAAATGTATTAAGGAGACATACAAGAAAGAGGACTTTGAATGGAGATGGATGTTATTGATGAAGGAAAACGAGTTAGAAAGCAACAAATGGCTTCAAGGGTTGTTTGAAATTCGTGAATCATGGGTACCTGTTTATAATCGTGGTACATTCTTTGCCGGTATGAATACAACCGGACATAGTGAGGGTATCAACTCATTTTTTGATGGTTTTGTAACTCACGCATCAAATCTCAAAGAATTTGTGGTAAAGTATGAGAAAGCCTTGAATAGGAttgtgaaaagggaaaatgatgaagattttgaGTCCGAACATAAGTTTCGGATTGTTAATGACCATGAATTTTTGTTGAAGCATGCGGGAAAAGTGTATACTAGAAACGTCTTCAACAAGTTCAAGGAATCATGGAGTCAAGTCTTTAACTACAAAGttgaaaatgtgagaaatggcAATGGTTTTCAATCTTTCGTAGTGAAGTCAAAAGATGATGAACTTGAAAAGTTTGAGGTGACATTGGATTCGCAAACCTATGAGGGTAAGTGTGAATGCCAACAATTTGAGTTTGTTGGGATATTGTGTGCGCACATTTTGAAAGTGTTTGTCCGACTAGACATTGATGAAATACCAGAACACTTTATTCTTCCACGATAG
- the LOC131325631 gene encoding calreticulin isoform X5 produces the protein MATERRNPTLLSLIALSLLAIASAEVFFEERFTDGWESRWVKSDWKKDENIAGEWNYTSGKWHGDADDKGIQTSEDYRFYAISAEYPEFSNKDKTLVFQFSVKHEQKLDCGGGYMKLISSGIDQKKFGGDTPYSIMFGPDICGYSTKKVHAILTYNETNHLIKKDVPCETDQLTHVYTFILRPDATYSILIDNEEKRTGSLYSDWDLLPPKEIKDPEAKKPEDWDDKEYIPDPEDTKPEGYDDIPKEIPDPDAKKPEDWDDEEDGEWTAPTMANPEYKGPWKQKKIKNPNYKGKWKAPMIANPDFKDDPNIYVFPSLKYVGIELWQVKSGTLFDNVLICDDPEYAKTLAEETWGKHKDAEKTAFDEAEKKNEAEESKDDPIDSDDADDDADADDDDDVDDTKDADEAAHDEL, from the exons ATGGCGACGGAGAGACGAAACcctactcttctctctctcattgccctctctctcctagCGATCGCGTCGGCCGAAGTCTTCTTCGAAGAACGTTTTACCg ATGGTTGGGAAAGTCGGTGGGTGAAATCTGACTGGAAGAAAGATGAGAACATTGCTGGGGAGTGGAACTACACTTCTGGTAAATGGCATGGAGATGCTGATGATAAAG GCATCCAGACCAGTGAAGACTACAGGTTCTACGCTATATCTGCTGAGTACCCTGAATTCAGTAACAAGGATAAGACCTTAGTTTTCCAGTTTTCTGTTAAGCATGAACAGAAGCTTGACTGCGGTGGTGGCTACATGAAGTTGATTAGCAGTGGAATTGATCAAAAGAAATTCGGTGGTGATACCCCATATAG CATCATGTTTGGTCCAGATATCTGTGGCTACAGCACCAAGAAAGTCCATGCCATTCTTACGTACAATGAAACAAATCACTTGATCAAGAAGGATGTTCCTTGTGAGACAGACCAGCTGACTCATGTCTATACATTTATCCTCCGCCCGGATGCCACCTACAGCATCCTTATTGACAATGAGGAGAAGCGAACTGGTAGCTTATACTCTGATTGGGACCTTCTACCGCCAAAGGAAATCAAGGACCCAGAGGCCAAGAAG CCTGAAGATTGGGATGACAAGGAATATATTCCTGATCCTGAAGATACGAAGCCAGAG GGATACGATGACATCCCAAAGGAGATACCAGATCCTGATGCCAAAAAG CCTGAGGACTGGGATGATGAGGAAGATGGCGAGTGGACAGCCCCCACAATGGCTAATCCTGAGTACAAGGGTCCATGGAAACAAAAG AAAATTAAGAATCCCAACTACAAGGGAAAGTGGAAGGCACCTATGATTGCCAACCCAG ATTTTAAGGATGATCCTAATATCTACGTTTTCCCAAGCTTGAAATATGTGGGCATTGAGTTGTGGCAG GTTAAATCTGGAACCTTGTTTGACAATGTCTTGATTTGTGATGATCCGGAATATGCCAAAACACTGGCAGAGGAAACATGGGGCAAACACAAGGAT GCCGAGAAGACGGCATTTGATGAGGCAGAGAAGAAGAACGAGGCAGAG GAATCGAAGGATGACCCTATAGATTCTGAT GATGCCGATGATGACGCCGATGCCGATGACGATGATGATGTCGATGACACAAAGGATGCCGATGAGGCTGCACAT GATGAACTGTAG
- the LOC131325631 gene encoding calreticulin isoform X2, translating to MATERRNPTLLSLIALSLLAIASAEVFFEERFTDGWESRWVKSDWKKDENIAGEWNYTSGKWHGDADDKGIQTSEDYRFYAISAEYPEFSNKDKTLVFQFSVKHEQKLDCGGGYMKLISSGIDQKKFGGDTPYSIMFGPDICGYSTKKVHAILTYNETNHLIKKDVPCETDQLTHVYTFILRPDATYSILIDNEEKRTGSLYSDWDLLPPKEIKDPEAKKPEDWDDKEYIPDPEDTKPEGYDDIPKEIPDPDAKKPEDWDDEEDGEWTAPTMANPEYKGPWKQKKIKNPNYKGKWKAPMIANPDFKDDPNIYVFPSLKYVGIELWQVKSGTLFDNVLICDDPEYAKTLAEETWGKHKDAEKTAFDEAEKKNEAEESKDDPIDSDAEDADDDADADDDDDVDDTKDADEAAHDEL from the exons ATGGCGACGGAGAGACGAAACcctactcttctctctctcattgccctctctctcctagCGATCGCGTCGGCCGAAGTCTTCTTCGAAGAACGTTTTACCg ATGGTTGGGAAAGTCGGTGGGTGAAATCTGACTGGAAGAAAGATGAGAACATTGCTGGGGAGTGGAACTACACTTCTGGTAAATGGCATGGAGATGCTGATGATAAAG GCATCCAGACCAGTGAAGACTACAGGTTCTACGCTATATCTGCTGAGTACCCTGAATTCAGTAACAAGGATAAGACCTTAGTTTTCCAGTTTTCTGTTAAGCATGAACAGAAGCTTGACTGCGGTGGTGGCTACATGAAGTTGATTAGCAGTGGAATTGATCAAAAGAAATTCGGTGGTGATACCCCATATAG CATCATGTTTGGTCCAGATATCTGTGGCTACAGCACCAAGAAAGTCCATGCCATTCTTACGTACAATGAAACAAATCACTTGATCAAGAAGGATGTTCCTTGTGAGACAGACCAGCTGACTCATGTCTATACATTTATCCTCCGCCCGGATGCCACCTACAGCATCCTTATTGACAATGAGGAGAAGCGAACTGGTAGCTTATACTCTGATTGGGACCTTCTACCGCCAAAGGAAATCAAGGACCCAGAGGCCAAGAAG CCTGAAGATTGGGATGACAAGGAATATATTCCTGATCCTGAAGATACGAAGCCAGAG GGATACGATGACATCCCAAAGGAGATACCAGATCCTGATGCCAAAAAG CCTGAGGACTGGGATGATGAGGAAGATGGCGAGTGGACAGCCCCCACAATGGCTAATCCTGAGTACAAGGGTCCATGGAAACAAAAG AAAATTAAGAATCCCAACTACAAGGGAAAGTGGAAGGCACCTATGATTGCCAACCCAG ATTTTAAGGATGATCCTAATATCTACGTTTTCCCAAGCTTGAAATATGTGGGCATTGAGTTGTGGCAG GTTAAATCTGGAACCTTGTTTGACAATGTCTTGATTTGTGATGATCCGGAATATGCCAAAACACTGGCAGAGGAAACATGGGGCAAACACAAGGAT GCCGAGAAGACGGCATTTGATGAGGCAGAGAAGAAGAACGAGGCAGAG GAATCGAAGGATGACCCTATAGATTCTGAT GCTGAGGATGCCGATGATGACGCCGATGCCGATGACGATGATGATGTCGATGACACAAAGGATGCCGATGAGGCTGCACAT GATGAACTGTAG
- the LOC131325631 gene encoding calreticulin isoform X3: MATERRNPTLLSLIALSLLAIASAEVFFEERFTDGWESRWVKSDWKKDENIAGEWNYTSGKWHGDADDKGIQTSEDYRFYAISAEYPEFSNKDKTLVFQFSVKHEQKLDCGGGYMKLISSGIDQKKFGGDTPYSIMFGPDICGYSTKKVHAILTYNETNHLIKKDVPCETDQLTHVYTFILRPDATYSILIDNEEKRTGSLYSDWDLLPPKEIKDPEAKKPEDWDDKEYIPDPEDTKPEGYDDIPKEIPDPDAKKPEDWDDEEDGEWTAPTMANPEYKGPWKQKKIKNPNYKGKWKAPMIANPDFKDDPNIYVFPSLKYVGIELWQVKSGTLFDNVLICDDPEYAKTLAEETWGKHKDAEKTAFDEAEKKNEAEESKDDPIDSDAEDADDDADADADDDVDDTKDADEAAHDEL, translated from the exons ATGGCGACGGAGAGACGAAACcctactcttctctctctcattgccctctctctcctagCGATCGCGTCGGCCGAAGTCTTCTTCGAAGAACGTTTTACCg ATGGTTGGGAAAGTCGGTGGGTGAAATCTGACTGGAAGAAAGATGAGAACATTGCTGGGGAGTGGAACTACACTTCTGGTAAATGGCATGGAGATGCTGATGATAAAG GCATCCAGACCAGTGAAGACTACAGGTTCTACGCTATATCTGCTGAGTACCCTGAATTCAGTAACAAGGATAAGACCTTAGTTTTCCAGTTTTCTGTTAAGCATGAACAGAAGCTTGACTGCGGTGGTGGCTACATGAAGTTGATTAGCAGTGGAATTGATCAAAAGAAATTCGGTGGTGATACCCCATATAG CATCATGTTTGGTCCAGATATCTGTGGCTACAGCACCAAGAAAGTCCATGCCATTCTTACGTACAATGAAACAAATCACTTGATCAAGAAGGATGTTCCTTGTGAGACAGACCAGCTGACTCATGTCTATACATTTATCCTCCGCCCGGATGCCACCTACAGCATCCTTATTGACAATGAGGAGAAGCGAACTGGTAGCTTATACTCTGATTGGGACCTTCTACCGCCAAAGGAAATCAAGGACCCAGAGGCCAAGAAG CCTGAAGATTGGGATGACAAGGAATATATTCCTGATCCTGAAGATACGAAGCCAGAG GGATACGATGACATCCCAAAGGAGATACCAGATCCTGATGCCAAAAAG CCTGAGGACTGGGATGATGAGGAAGATGGCGAGTGGACAGCCCCCACAATGGCTAATCCTGAGTACAAGGGTCCATGGAAACAAAAG AAAATTAAGAATCCCAACTACAAGGGAAAGTGGAAGGCACCTATGATTGCCAACCCAG ATTTTAAGGATGATCCTAATATCTACGTTTTCCCAAGCTTGAAATATGTGGGCATTGAGTTGTGGCAG GTTAAATCTGGAACCTTGTTTGACAATGTCTTGATTTGTGATGATCCGGAATATGCCAAAACACTGGCAGAGGAAACATGGGGCAAACACAAGGAT GCCGAGAAGACGGCATTTGATGAGGCAGAGAAGAAGAACGAGGCAGAG
- the LOC131325631 gene encoding calreticulin isoform X7: MATERRNPTLLSLIALSLLAIASAEVFFEERFTDGWESRWVKSDWKKDENIAGEWNYTSGKWHGDADDKGIQTSEDYRFYAISAEYPEFSNKDKTLVFQFSVKHEQKLDCGGGYMKLISSGIDQKKFGGDTPYSIMFGPDICGYSTKKVHAILTYNETNHLIKKDVPCETDQLTHVYTFILRPDATYSILIDNEEKRTGSLYSDWDLLPPKEIKDPEAKKPEDWDDKEYIPDPEDTKPEGYDDIPKEIPDPDAKKPEDWDDEEDGEWTAPTMANPEYKGPWKQKKIKNPNYKGKWKAPMIANPDFKDDPNIYVFPSLKYVGIELWQVKSGTLFDNVLICDDPEYAKTLAEETWGKHKDAEKTAFDEAEKKNEAEESKDDPIDSDDADDDADADADDDVDDTKDADEAAHDEL; the protein is encoded by the exons ATGGCGACGGAGAGACGAAACcctactcttctctctctcattgccctctctctcctagCGATCGCGTCGGCCGAAGTCTTCTTCGAAGAACGTTTTACCg ATGGTTGGGAAAGTCGGTGGGTGAAATCTGACTGGAAGAAAGATGAGAACATTGCTGGGGAGTGGAACTACACTTCTGGTAAATGGCATGGAGATGCTGATGATAAAG GCATCCAGACCAGTGAAGACTACAGGTTCTACGCTATATCTGCTGAGTACCCTGAATTCAGTAACAAGGATAAGACCTTAGTTTTCCAGTTTTCTGTTAAGCATGAACAGAAGCTTGACTGCGGTGGTGGCTACATGAAGTTGATTAGCAGTGGAATTGATCAAAAGAAATTCGGTGGTGATACCCCATATAG CATCATGTTTGGTCCAGATATCTGTGGCTACAGCACCAAGAAAGTCCATGCCATTCTTACGTACAATGAAACAAATCACTTGATCAAGAAGGATGTTCCTTGTGAGACAGACCAGCTGACTCATGTCTATACATTTATCCTCCGCCCGGATGCCACCTACAGCATCCTTATTGACAATGAGGAGAAGCGAACTGGTAGCTTATACTCTGATTGGGACCTTCTACCGCCAAAGGAAATCAAGGACCCAGAGGCCAAGAAG CCTGAAGATTGGGATGACAAGGAATATATTCCTGATCCTGAAGATACGAAGCCAGAG GGATACGATGACATCCCAAAGGAGATACCAGATCCTGATGCCAAAAAG CCTGAGGACTGGGATGATGAGGAAGATGGCGAGTGGACAGCCCCCACAATGGCTAATCCTGAGTACAAGGGTCCATGGAAACAAAAG AAAATTAAGAATCCCAACTACAAGGGAAAGTGGAAGGCACCTATGATTGCCAACCCAG ATTTTAAGGATGATCCTAATATCTACGTTTTCCCAAGCTTGAAATATGTGGGCATTGAGTTGTGGCAG GTTAAATCTGGAACCTTGTTTGACAATGTCTTGATTTGTGATGATCCGGAATATGCCAAAACACTGGCAGAGGAAACATGGGGCAAACACAAGGAT GCCGAGAAGACGGCATTTGATGAGGCAGAGAAGAAGAACGAGGCAGAG
- the LOC131325631 gene encoding calreticulin isoform X8, whose protein sequence is MATERRNPTLLSLIALSLLAIASAEVFFEERFTDGWESRWVKSDWKKDENIAGEWNYTSGKWHGDADDKGIQTSEDYRFYAISAEYPEFSNKDKTLVFQFSVKHEQKLDCGGGYMKLISSGIDQKKFGGDTPYSIMFGPDICGYSTKKVHAILTYNETNHLIKKDVPCETDQLTHVYTFILRPDATYSILIDNEEKRTGSLYSDWDLLPPKEIKDPEAKKPEDWDDKEYIPDPEDTKPEGYDDIPKEIPDPDAKKPEDWDDEEDGEWTAPTMANPEYKGPWKQKKIKNPNYKGKWKAPMIANPDFKDDPNIYVFPSLKYVGIELWQVKSGTLFDNVLICDDPEYAKTLAEETWGKHKDAEKTAFDEAEKKNEAEAEDADDDADADDDDDVDDTKDADEAAHDEL, encoded by the exons ATGGCGACGGAGAGACGAAACcctactcttctctctctcattgccctctctctcctagCGATCGCGTCGGCCGAAGTCTTCTTCGAAGAACGTTTTACCg ATGGTTGGGAAAGTCGGTGGGTGAAATCTGACTGGAAGAAAGATGAGAACATTGCTGGGGAGTGGAACTACACTTCTGGTAAATGGCATGGAGATGCTGATGATAAAG GCATCCAGACCAGTGAAGACTACAGGTTCTACGCTATATCTGCTGAGTACCCTGAATTCAGTAACAAGGATAAGACCTTAGTTTTCCAGTTTTCTGTTAAGCATGAACAGAAGCTTGACTGCGGTGGTGGCTACATGAAGTTGATTAGCAGTGGAATTGATCAAAAGAAATTCGGTGGTGATACCCCATATAG CATCATGTTTGGTCCAGATATCTGTGGCTACAGCACCAAGAAAGTCCATGCCATTCTTACGTACAATGAAACAAATCACTTGATCAAGAAGGATGTTCCTTGTGAGACAGACCAGCTGACTCATGTCTATACATTTATCCTCCGCCCGGATGCCACCTACAGCATCCTTATTGACAATGAGGAGAAGCGAACTGGTAGCTTATACTCTGATTGGGACCTTCTACCGCCAAAGGAAATCAAGGACCCAGAGGCCAAGAAG CCTGAAGATTGGGATGACAAGGAATATATTCCTGATCCTGAAGATACGAAGCCAGAG GGATACGATGACATCCCAAAGGAGATACCAGATCCTGATGCCAAAAAG CCTGAGGACTGGGATGATGAGGAAGATGGCGAGTGGACAGCCCCCACAATGGCTAATCCTGAGTACAAGGGTCCATGGAAACAAAAG AAAATTAAGAATCCCAACTACAAGGGAAAGTGGAAGGCACCTATGATTGCCAACCCAG ATTTTAAGGATGATCCTAATATCTACGTTTTCCCAAGCTTGAAATATGTGGGCATTGAGTTGTGGCAG GTTAAATCTGGAACCTTGTTTGACAATGTCTTGATTTGTGATGATCCGGAATATGCCAAAACACTGGCAGAGGAAACATGGGGCAAACACAAGGAT GCCGAGAAGACGGCATTTGATGAGGCAGAGAAGAAGAACGAGGCAGAG GCTGAGGATGCCGATGATGACGCCGATGCCGATGACGATGATGATGTCGATGACACAAAGGATGCCGATGAGGCTGCACAT GATGAACTGTAG